A region of Vigna radiata var. radiata cultivar VC1973A chromosome 10, Vradiata_ver6, whole genome shotgun sequence DNA encodes the following proteins:
- the LOC106776110 gene encoding uncharacterized protein LOC106776110 translates to MEFRVSVIWSVFLIVSLFSPQIKGEASGSLTFVDSSSHQFLRARSSNDEQPSFLLQDVSAVVSVLLGFAPPSTLSAASSSKLNKVLSPNPFKRPRAVFLLEVNGINGLGKIAQDSPMFSNSFWSINSDKVDIQLPDESDVSVVSLDDQLEHWTDKEIRDFSSLIDGSYVPDAFVPLNGVLSIPLANGASVSFRMSEKAERVFVFGLMSLMHDVKRAIQLHDDLSQTTKSPAELLMGCFNGIKVLQEQYETESIAEHGIEVLYATLSKIVSSLQEAYKGQIVGIIYCHVATTEELEKKFDVIFTPHHTARWLAETSALNATLPEVVLVRRTLAWVTGILLLLSTLMGICYLLNMPLTRDTLLYSNVKLD, encoded by the exons ATGGAGTTTCGCGTTTCCGTTATTTGGAGCGTCTTCCTCATTGTCTCCTTATTCTCTCCTCAAATCAAG GGTGAGGCTTCTGGTTCACTCACCTTCGTTGATAGTTCCAGTCATCAATTCCTTCGCGCTAGATCATCAAATGATGAG CAACCTTCATTCTTGCTTCAGGATGTTAGCGCTGTTGTGTCAGTTTTGCTTGGTTTTGCTCCTCCTTCCACCCTTTCAGCTGCCAGCTCATCCAAG TTGAACAAGGTTCTGAGCCCTAACCCATTCAAGAGGCCTCGTGCTGTATTTTTGCTGGAAGTGAATGGAATCAATG GTCTTGGGAAAATTGCGCAGGATAGTCCAATGTTCAGCAATTCATTTTGGAGTATAAATTCAGATAAAGTTGACATTCAACTCCCAG ATGAAAGCGATGTTTCTGTTGTTTCTTTGGATGATCAACTGGAACACTGGACTGACAAAGAAATCAGagatttt TCATCTTTGATAGATGGATCATATGTTCCCGATGCCTTTGTGCCATTAAATGGAGTGCTTTCCATTCCATTGGCAAATGGTGCCTCAGTGAGTTTCCGAATGTCAGAG AAAGCTGAAAGGGTGTTTGTTTTTGGTCTTATGTCTCTTATGCATGACGTCAAAAGAGCAATTCAACTGCATGATGATTTATCACAGACTACAAAGAGTCCAGCCGAGCTGTTAATGGGATGCTTCAATGGCATTAAG GTTTTGCAAGAGCAATATGAGACTGAAAGTATTGCTGAGCATGGAATTGAAGTGCTATATGCAACTTTGTCAAAGATAGTTAGTTCATTGCAGGAAGCATATAAAG GTCAAATTGTTGGAATAATCTACTGTCATGTGGCTACTACAGAGGAGTTGGAAAAGAAGTTTGATGTAATCTTTACTCCTCACCACACTGCTCGATGGTTGGCCGAAACAAGTGCACTCAATGCAACATTGCCAGAAGTGGTGCTGGTTAGGAGAACCCTTGCTTGGGTAACAGGAATTCTATTGCTCCTTTCAACCCTTATGGGG ATATGCTACCTCCTGAATATGCCGCTCACAAGGGACACGCTTCTATATTCTAATGTCAAGCTTGATTAG